One region of Quercus lobata isolate SW786 chromosome 2, ValleyOak3.0 Primary Assembly, whole genome shotgun sequence genomic DNA includes:
- the LOC115977831 gene encoding cytochrome P450 CYP72A219-like, whose protein sequence is MEISLDKVATSVLFVIMTTLSCMILNWVWLRPKYLERCLRKQGLVGNSYRLFFGDSKDSSMMIKQACSEPIELSDDIVPRVLPFDHHTVKHYGKNSFTWLGPRPRVYIMSPEQIKDVFTKIGDFQKPKPNPLARLLTMGVVYYEGEKWAKHRKIINPAFHMEKLKLMLPAFYQSCIDMISQWERLISEDGSCELDVWPYLENLSSDVISRTAFGSSYKEGRRIFELQKEQAQLVVKVEQSVYFPGLRFLPTKTHRRMKEIEREVQDLLMGIIKKREKASKGRNDDLLGILMESNSKEIKEFGNKKSAGMSIKDVIEECKLFYFAGEETTSVLLVWTMVLLSKYPNWQARAREEVLQVFGKNKPDFDGLNHLKIVTMILNEALRLYPPVALLTRIVHKETKLGNLIIPAGVEIALPTILVHHDYELWGESANQFNPERFSEGISKATKGQVSFFPFGGGPRICVGQNFALIETKMALSLILQNLSFETSSSYAHAPSSIITVQPQFGAHIILHKI, encoded by the exons atggaaaTTTCTCTGGACAAAGTTGCCACCTCCGTTCTTTTTGTTATAATGACAACGTTGTCATGCATGATTTTGAATTGGGTATGgttaagaccaaaatatttagAGAGGTGCTTAAGAAAGCAAGGTCTTGTAGGCAATTCCTATAGACTTTTCTTTGGGGACTCGAAGGATAGCTCTATGATGATAAAGCAAGCTTGTTCTGAACCCATAGAACTCTCTGATGATATTGTGCCACGTGTTCTCCCCTTTGATCATCACACAGTGAAGCATTATG GGAAGAATTCTTTTACATGGCTTGGCCCAAGACCCCGTGTATACATTATGAGCCCTGAACAAATCAAAGATGTTTTCACCAAGATAGGTGACTTTCAGAAGCCCAAACCAAATCCACTTGCTAGATTGCTTACAATGGGAGTAGTATACTACGAGGGTGAGAAATGGGCTAAACACAGAAAGATTATCAACCCTGCTTTCCATATGGAGAAGTTGAAG CTTATGTTACCTGCATTTTATCAAAGTTGCATTGATATGATTAGCCAATGGGAGAGGCTGATCTCTGAAGATGGATCTTGTGAGTTAGACGTATGGCCTTATCTTGAAAACTTGTCAAGCGATGTGATTTCAAGAACAGCATTTGGAAGTAGTtataaagaaggaagaagaatattTGAACTCCAAAAAGAGCAAGCACAACTTGTTGTAAAAGTAGAACAATCTGTATACTTTCCAGGACTAAG GTTTTTACCAACAAAGACGCACAGGAGGATGAAGGAAATTGAAAGAGAAGTACAAGACTTACTAATGGGAATCATTAAGAAAAGGGAGAAGGCAAGCAAAGGCAGAAATGATGACTTATTAGGCATACTTATGGAATCGAATTCAAAAGAGATTAAGGAATTTGGTAACAAGAAGAGTGCCGGAATGAGTATTAAGGATGTAATTGAGGAATGTAAGCTTTTCTACTTTGCTGGGGAAGAGACAACCTCAGTTTTACTTGTTTGGACAATGGTTTTGTTGAGTAAGTATCCAAATTGGCAAGCTCGTGCAAGAGAAGAGGTTTTGCAAGTCTTTGGTAAGAACAAACCTGACTTTGATGGGTTAAATCACCTTAAAATT GTAACCATGATATTGAATGAGGCTCTGAGGTTGTACCCACCAGTAGCTTTGCTAACTCGAATAGTTCACAAGGAAACCAAGCTGGGAAATTTGATAATACCAGCTGGAGTGGAGATAGCTTTACCAACAATCCTAGTCCACCATGATTATGAACTGTGGGGTGAGAGTGCAAATCAGTTTAACCCGGAGAGATTTTCAGAAGGCATTTCAAAGGCAACAAAGGGCCAAGTATCATTCTTCCCATTTGGTGGGGGTCCTAGGATATGCGTTGGTCAAAACTTTGCTCTAATAGAGACCAAGATGGCTTTGTCACTCATTTTGCAGAACCTCTCATTTGAGACCTCCTCATCCTATGCTCATGCTCCTTCCTCAATCATAACTGTTCAACCTCAATTTGGCGCTCACATTATATTACATAAGATATAG